TATGGCATAATGGCTGCCTCAAATGTTCCGGCCGGCGATTGGTCCTGGTGGAACGGTGGCCGTTCAATCAATATCAACGCGGCACAATGGGTTCCCCAGGCAAATTTAAAAGATACCTTGAGCCATTATGCCGTTAAGTTCGAGATTTCGGCCACCAAGCCATGGGTAAACGGCTCGATCCAGATTTTAAAGGATTACGGTAGTTACGCAGCCCTTTATCGCCCGTGGAAAACAGCCACAGGCGCAACAGCGGCATTTACAACAAAGGGCTGGCAAACGGTTACCATACCGTTTTCAAGCTTTGTAGATAACAAAGGCTTCCCCGCCGCAACCCTCACCGATTTTCTTGGTGCCACCGGCGCCGGTGGCATCGAATTTCAATTTATCAATGACGGGTCAAGCACTGTCCAAACTTTCGAGGCGGCTATTGATAATATCAGGGTGGTGAGAATAAAATAAGCGAGAGAGTTAGTTGATTATAAGTGAATGCACGTGGCTTAACCGCCCCGGCATTTTTAAAAGCGGTGCTGCGATAGAAATCCAACGTATCCAAAGTAAAGGATCACTCCCGGTCGGGAATAACTTGGCTGCTTGTATTTCAAGGGCAGTTAATCAAAAAGTAAAAGTTAGTTGAATATAAATGGATGCCTGGGGTTACAAACAGGGCCCCGGCATTTTTTAGCAAGATGCTTTAAAACCGGCTGCCAATCAATTTAAAATCATGTAACTCTACCAACCTTAAGCCAAATAAACAATCGCATAAAAAACAAACAACATATTTAAATACAAGCATTAAAAAAATGAAAAAAACACCGTTCTTAAAACCTGTACTCTTGATAACGCTAACGCTGTTAGCGTTTTTTTCGTGCAGTAAAACGAAAAGCACGCCTGCCGAGCTTACGGTAAATCAAACAGCTATCACATTTACTCCTGATGGCGGAACCCAGGATTTTTCCATCTCCTGTAACGCCACATGGAACATCGTTAATCCCGGGTCATCATGGCTGCAGTTAAATGTAACCAGCGGCAATAGTGGGCAAACGGTGGTTCATATAAAAACCTTATCATCTAATGGTACCGGATCAACACGCTCAAGTACTTTAACCATAAACTCCTCGAACGGCCAGGCCAGGAGCCTGAAAGTATCTCAAACTGCCAATCTATATCCCGACTACAATACCTCGCCAATTGCTCCGGATGCTACTGGAATGAGTAGCAATGCAGTTCAGCTTGCGGCAAAAATTAAGCTGGGCTGGAATATTGGCAATACATTGGAAGCCTCGGGCGGCGAAACAGGCTGGGGCAATCCGCTCATCACCGAAGATTATGTGAAATTTGTAAAACAGCAGGGCTTTAATGCCATACGCCTTCCATGTGCCTGGAACATGGGCCATCTAAGCAACCCTGCGACAGCGCAAATAGACCCAAACTGGCTTAAACGGGTAAAAGATGTTGTAGGATATTGCGTAAAAAACGATATGTATGTATTGCTGAACATCCATTGGGATGGCGGCTGGCTTGAAAATAACATCACCAAAATAAAACAGGATTCTGTTAACGCTAAGCAAAAAGCGTTGTGGGAACAAATTGCAACCGCCATGCGCGATTTTGACGAACATTTAATGTTTGCCAGCGCCAACGAGCCAGCGGCAGACGACGCAGCAGCGACAGCAATTCTTTTAACCTATCATCAAACCTTTATCAGCGCGGTCAGATCAACGGGCGGTAAGAATGCCTACCGTGTACTGGTACTTCAGGGCCCTGCAACCAATATGGAAAAGACAAGCGATTTCATGACAACCCTGCCGCAAGACCCGGCTGCTGCGCGGATGATGGTTGAGGTGCATTATTACTCACCGTTTCAATTCTGTTGCCTGCTGGATAATGACGCGAGCTGGGGTAAAATGTTTTATTACTGGGGTAAAGGGCACCATTCTGCCATCGAACCCGACCGAAACGCTACCTGGGGTGAAGAAAGCGAAGTTGATGCTTCTTTTGATAGGATGAAGACAAAGTTTGTTGATAAGGGAATCCCGGTTTTATTAGGCGAGTACGGCGCTTACAGGCGTGACAATACGGCGCATGTCCCGTTAGATTTGCCAACACATGAGGATGCGGTTGACTACTGGAACATGTATGTAACCAAACAAGCGAAAACACGCGGGATGTTACCGTTTTATTGGGACACAGGCGGCGCTTTAGACAGGAGAACTTATACTGTAAAAGATCAGCGTACCATAAATGCCATTAAGCAAGGCGGAAATTAACAGCTGTTTTGCTATTGAAAAAGTAGCGAAAGCCTCCTTAACAAATAAAAAAGCGATCAGGTAAGGCTTGCACTTTACCTGATCGCTTTTTTATGGCTGAAAAATTAGCGGACTTCGTATTTTGCCAGGGCCCGTATCCAAATATCCTCGCCTTTTTTGGAGGACTTTAAGAAAAGTACCTTATAACCAAGACGGCTGGATTGAAACTTTAGTTTCGTCGGAAACTACGTACAAGGGTTAAATCCATTTACGATGGTTCATACAGCTATTTAAGCCAGCCATTGGTATCCATCCAAGCCTTTAGCCTATCAAACCAGTAATCGCGTGTAGTTGAATTATATAAGCCGAAACCGTGGCCCCCATTGGCATAGATATGCATTTCTCCTTTAACCTTGTTTTGGATTAACGCGTTGTAAAATAATAAAGTATTTTGAACAGGCACTACATTGTCATCTTCGGCATGCATCAGGAATACGGGCGGTGTTGCGGCGGTAACTTGTTTTTCGTTGCTGTAGAGGTCGATCAGTTTTTGTGCCGGGTTTCTGCCGATCAGATTTTCGCGCGACCCGGAATGGGCGAATGTTCCAAACGTAATAACGGGATATATCAATACCATAAAATCCGGGCGGAGACTGATATGATCGCTGTTCTTTATCGCCGGTTTGTCGAAATGTGTACCCAGGGTCGAGGCCAAATGCCCACCTGCAGAAAAGCCGATCACCCCCACCTTAGCAGGGTCAATATTCCACTGTTTCGCATTTTTGCGGATCATGCACAAAGCCGACTGTGCATCCTGCAAAGGACCGATAGTTTTGTCGACCATGATACTATCATTCGGCAATCGATATTTCAATACAAATGCGGCTACCCCTATTTTGTTAAAGGCGATTGCTATGGCTTCTCCCTCATGCCCCATGACCACCGCCGAGTAGCCGCCGCCCGGAATTACCAACACGGCGGTATGCATGGCACCTTCCTTCAATAAATAGGGTGTAAGCGTTGGCACAGATACATTGGCAGTACCGCCCCATTCATTAGGTTTTTCGTTATAAGTTGCAGGTGTGGGTTTACCGTTAGGAATATCGCCGGGGTAAAGCGGTACAGATTTTTGCGCGGATACATGCGCCAGCCAGCTGCTAAATATGGTTACGAGTATTAAAGTTCTCATTATGTTTTCTGGTTGTTTATCGGTTTAAAGCTGTTTAATGCAAAATGTGTCCCCGGGTGGAAACACATTTTGTTAGTTTAATTTCTATTTATCACTTATCCCGCTTAATCAGCAAGATCAATCTTGATACCCGTCACTTTCCAGTCCGGTAAATTCACAGGCTTTTTAATGATCAGCGCATCATCTTCCTGTTGCCACCTGATCTTTTCCTTACTGCCTAAAAGCTTTATCGAGGTTATTTTCTGTTTATTCAGGGCTGATGATTTACCGAGCGATTTGATTCTGATATCTCCTGTAGGTTTGTCGAGCAGAAATGCATATAACTTGTTGCCGTTGCAAGTAAAGCGAATGTCTTCCCCTGTATACTTAACCCGGTCTTCGTTAAAGGCGCTGGTTTTAACAGTTGCCACATTCTGCGGCCGCTCGCCGAATATTTTCCAGGGGCGTGATCCGTATATACCTTCGCCATTAGCGGCCGTCCACTTGCCAATCTCATCAAGTGTATTCAGCATATCAGGCTCCAGGTCGCCTTCCGGTGTTTGAACGATGTTAATCAGCAAGTTTCCGTTTTTGCTTACAATATCTACCAACATTTGTATAATGTCGGTGCCGCTTTTATAGGTTTGACCGGTGCGGTAAAACCAATCGCCTATAGAAGTATCGGTTTGCCATGGATATGGACTGATCGAATCCTGAACGCCCCGTTCAATATCCTGCACCCACATCCCGTTCGATGCCTGCTTGCAGTTATACACAGCGTTGAGCCGACCGTTGTTGTATGCGATGTTTCCGTTGTAAAAATTAGCTAACATATCCCGGCCAATATCCCCAAACGGGAACCATCCATCTGAATAAAGCAGGTCGGGATGATAATTATCTACCAATTCTTTAACAGCTTTATACCAGGTGCGTTGCCATTCGGGGTTGGTAGTGTACCACGCACGGTCATCGGGTTTTGCCTTTGAATGATACAAATCCGCATACTGCGGATCGTTGCCATCGTATGGCACGCCTTTATAATCGCCGGATGTATCAGCATTATGAGCCGGTTGGTACCAGGTAAAGCTCGCTCCCAAATGCTCCGAAACCCCGAATTTAAGGCCATTCTTCTTAGCTTCCTTTTGCCAGATGCCAACCACATCCTTATGCGGCCCCATTTGCACAGCGTTCCACCGGTGCAGTGCAGAGTTCCATAAGAAGAAATTGTCATGGTGGGTGCCCATACTCACAAAGTATTTTGCCCCGGCCCTTTTATAAAGCGCCATCAATTTTTCGGGGTCCCACTTTTCAGCTTTCCAAAACGGGATTATGTCCTTGTACCCAAATTTTGACGGATGCCCGTAATGTGCAACATGATATTTATTCTGTTCGCTGCCCTGGATGTACATATTTCGGGCATACCAGTCACCCTGGCGTGGAACAGCCTGCGGGCCCCAATGCGCCCAGATACCAAACTTGGCATCTCTGAACCAGGCGGGATATTGGTATTGCTTAAATGAAGAATCCGAAGGATTGAACGGTCCTTTGTTAACGGGCAGGTTTTGCCCATACAGCATTAATGTGTTTGTTGAAAGTACCAGGCCGAGGGCGACGATCTTTTTTACTTTACTTATCATTTTAGGTTGTTATAGTTGGTTGGAAAATCTATCTATTAATTTGCGTGGGCTTTGACCGTTACTGTCGCTTCGGTCAATCCCGCCGAACTTACTGTAAGTTTGATATCGCCGGCGTTATGCGTACTTCTGATCACCAACATGGCACGGCCGTGCCAGGCTTTACGGGAATTGCCGACATAAGGGTCTGTGTCTTTAACATCGGCATTATCAACCCCGGCTATTACGCCCGGCCCCTCAAGTTTAAATTGAAGCCGATTTGATGCATTGGGTTGAATAACGCCGTCCTTATCGGTTACTTTAATTGTAATATAGGATAAGTCCTGTCCGTTCGGCAATATTTGTTTGCGGTCGGCAAAGAGCCGGATCTTAGCAGCAGAACCCGACGTTTGCAGTGTGGTTGATTCCATCACTTTATCATTTTCTACGCCTACTGCTTTGAGGGTTCCCGCCGCATAAGGAACAGGAAAAGTAGCTTTAAATTCCTCCTGTGCTGTTGTGAGTTTTTCACCAAGAAGTTTGTCATTGAAATAAAGCCTTACCTTGGGGTATCTCGAATACACCTCTACATCCAGTTTTTTGCCCTCAAAGCCAGGCCAGGTCCAATTTTCCCACGTGGGCCAAACCGACCACCAGGTTTCTTTGATTTCCAATGGCTCGGGGTTGGGTTCGCGAACAGCCATATACAGCTTTTCCTTATCATTATACAACATGCTGCGGTAGTGCGATATAGGCTTTCTCCATCCGGTTAAATCAATATCCCCACAATATGCGCCATGCCATGGAAAAAGATTATTTTCCCAATGCTCGCCCGGCACTTCGCCCGAGTAATACCAACGGCCAATTCCAGCTTCACCTAAATAATCTATAGCTGTCCATACAAAATCTCCTATGATATAGTTATTATTTTGCACCAGCTTCCAATTGGCAAATGCATCGCGCGGGTACGATTCGGTTTGAAAAATAACACGTGAATGAACCCTTTTATGGTCGGCAGGCGCGCCCTGCAGCTGGTAATTATAACCGCAAACATCGTGTGCTGCCATAAGTGGGTCTAACGATTCCCAGTCGTTGCCCCATTTTACTATCGCCGATGTTACAGGCCGTGTGCTGTCTATATTTTTAACAATACCTGCAAGCGTTTTAGCGGTTACCACAGCTTCGGGCTTATTTCTTTCAACCACCTCATTTCCTATACTCCACATAAAAATTGACGGGTGGTTCCTATCCCTCAGCACCATCGTTTCCAGATCTGGTTTAGACCAACGGTCAAAATAAGCCGAATAATCATACTTGTTTTTACTAACCTTCCAGCCATCAAAAGCTTCATCGATAACCAATAAACCTAATCTGTCGCAGGCATCTAAAAAAGCTTCAGAAGGGGGATTATGAGAAGTGCGTACAGCATTAAACCCCGAAGTTTTCATTAACTCCACCTTACGCTCCTCGGCCCGGTCAAAAGCGGCGGCACCGAGGCAGCCGTTATCATGATGAACACAGCCACCGCTGATCTTTACCGTTTTACCATTGAGCTGAAAACCATCTTCGGCAGTAAATTTTATTGAACGGATGCCGAAAGTGGTATTCGTATTATCAATTTTTTCATTGCCTTTTGATATCCGGATCCGGGCCTGGTATAAATATGGGGTTTCGGGTGTCCATAACAGGGGCTTCGACACTTTTATAATCTGTGCTACCTCTTTTTCACTGTTTGCCGGTAACTCTAAACTTACTTTGCTATTTCCTACGTTTTTAGCGCCCCCATAAAACAAGCCTGTGTTGATAGTAATCCGCTGCAGAATGTCCGTTTGGTTTTTCACCTTCGCTTTAACAAGCACTGAGGCCTGTTTTGGAGATACTTCGGGGGTTGTAACCGCAACTCCCCATCCGGCAATATGCACAGGGTTAGTAATATTCAACCATACGTGGCGGTAAATTCCAGAGCCGCTATACCACCTGCAATTAACCTGCTGTGAATCATCAACACGTACGGCTATCACATTTTCTTTATCAAAATCAAGATAAGGTGAAAGATCATAACTGAATGAAGAATAGCCATAAGGCCGGATGCCCAGTGATTTACCATTGATAAACACTTCAGCATTCATGTAAACTCCCTCAAAATAAACAGAAACCTCTTTCTCTTTCCATTCGGGAGGAGCCCTAAACGTTTTTCTGTACCAACCGATACCAGCCGGGAAGTAACCGCCCGCACCGCCGGTTGGATTTTTGAGGCTCACTTTCCCCTCAATACTCCAATCATGCGGCAAGTCAAGGTTACGCCAGGGCTTATCGTTAAAGTCTCTTAATCTCGCCAGCGAATCATCGCCAGGGTTAAATTTCCAATCGTAATCAAATAGCTGTTTTCGCATGATAGCGCCCGGAAGTTGGGCGAAGCTTAACATGCTATAAACCAAAAACAGGATGGCTATGGTTATTGTTTTCATGAAATAGTGTGCATTACACAGTTACTTAACTGTAATTTTTGTTTTTAGAATAATATTACGTGATGAATTACCTAACTCAATAACGTACTCGCCCGCTTCCGTATTCCAGCCTTTTTTCGCTTCGTCATAAAACGCAAGATCTGTAACCTTTACCTGCATATCTATCGTTTTTGATTCGCCGGCCTTTAAAAAGATCTTTTTAAAGGCTTTAAGCTCTTTTTGAGGACGCTGCACGGTACTAACCGGTTCGCTTACATAAAGCTGTACAACTTCGGCGCCGTACCTGTCGCCCGTATTTTTTATTGTGAACCGTACATGTATTATCTCGTTTTTCCTGTATACCGGCTTATCGGTAGCCAGATGGCTTAATGAAAAACCGGTGTAAGACAGTCCATATCCAAAAGGGAAAAGCGGCGTTATGTTTTTGGTATCATACCAGCGGTATCCTACCAAAATACCTTCTTTATATTCGGCCGTGAGCTTATTTCCCGGGTAGGTATCCATATAAAAAGCCGGTGAGTCATTTAATGAAACCGGGAAGGTAAACGGCAGCTTACCCGAGGGGTTTACAGTTCCTTTCAAAACATCTGCCAGCGCGTTACCAGCTTCCGAACCGTTAAACCACGACCAAACAATGGTGTGATTAGATTTACTGATCTCATTCAAATCGTAGGGCGCACCGGCCATCACTACGATAACGGTATTGGGGTTAACCGCGCTTACAGCGTTAACCAATGCCTGCTCACCAAAAGGCAGTTCAAGGCTTTTACGATCATGGGCTTCACTTTCATATTCACGGTTTGAGCCAATACACAAGATAGCAACATCACTTTTTTTAGCAAGCGCTACTGCTTCATCAATCAGGTTTTGATCGGGTTTATTATAATCACCATTTTGCACGGCGGTTTTGTTAGCTTGGTAATTGGCCCGGTAACCCTGGGCAAAACTAACTTCGGCAATTTTATCGAATTTTATTTTTATCCCCTGCAAAGCCGTAACTTCATATTTGGCTTTTACACCTGCACCGTATCCGCCCAAGGCAAACGTGCGTATCGCATTATCTCCTATAACGGCAATGTGTTTAATACTGCCTATTTGCAAAGGCAGAAGTTGTTTGTCGTTTTTTAGCAGTACGATAGACTCTGAGGCGATCTCATACGCGGCTTTGCCATGCTCAGGGGTTGAGATCGATCCTTTTGGATGATTGGCACTCATGGACGTATGGTACATAAGCCATAAAATCCTGCTTACCTTATCGTTAATGGTTTTCTGCGAAACGCTGCCCGCCTTCACAGCGGCAAGCAATGGTTTGGCCATGTACCATTGCTCGTAAGGTCCGCCGGATCCCATCTCAATATCGAGACCGTTATTTGCTGCCGCAACAGTATGATGCGTTCCGGCCCAGTCAGACATCACTACACCTTTAAAACCCCAGTCATTTTTTAAAACCTTATTTAATAAATAACCGTTTTCAGAACACCAATAACCATTTAACTTATTGTAAGCCGACATTACGGTATAAGCATTACCCTGCCGAACCGCCGCTTTAAAGGCGGGAAAATAGATTTCCTGTAAGGCTCTTTCATCAACTATGGTATTTACGCTATCCCGATTAAGCTCCTGGTTATTGGCAGCAAAATGTTTTATACAGGCAGCCACATGCTGGCTTTGGATACCCTTTACCGCCTGAACGGCCAGCAGGCTGTTCAGGTAGGGATCTTCTGAGTAATATTCATAAGTGCGGCCACAAAGCGGCATCCGGCAAATATTAAAGGCGGGTGCAAGCATTACATTCTTTTTTCGGGCATTAGCCTCCTCTCCTATTACCACACCATATTTATTGGCCATAGTTGGGTTCCAGGTAGCGGCTATCGCCGAACCATTGGGTAAAAAAGTAGCAGAATCCGTTGTCCAGTTTGCCGAAGCCCAATCAAAGCGTTTTATCTCTTCCCGCACGCCTAACGGCCCATCGTCACACGTTAATTCAGGGATACCTAAGCGGGGCACACCTGCCGACGAAAACAAGGCGTTACCATGCAGTATCGCTATTTTTTCTTCAAGTGTCATCTTTTTGATCACGCTATTGATCTTCAATTTAATGGCCGCCTCGTTTTTGTTTTGTGCAGATACACCGCCAAACAAAAAAAGCGCGATAAAACAGGTAATTATATATTTCATAAAAACTATTTCTTTGGATTGGTTATTTATAGATTATTTTTCAGCAGCCGTTATTTCAAAAGCCGAAGATTTTAAGCCCGGCGAGCTTGCCTTTAAAACGATAGTTCCCGGTTGCCCTGTTGACTGAACGATTACCTGTGCATACCCGCTAAAAAGTTTTCGCTTATAAGGAGCAGGGGGATAAACCAACTGGATGAGGCCGGGATCGGTGTTAACACTTGCCCATATATTAGCTTTAAGCAATGGTGTTGCTACAATAGCAAGAGTGTTGTTGCCGGGGTGCAGCAATGAAGCATCCAGTTTAAAATCGGTGTTCAGATCGGCCACTTTAATTTGATGCCCTATTTCCTTACCGTTAATAAAAATATTTTGAACCGTACCGATGTTTTTACTGAAAAAGGTAGCCGTTGCAGCTGCAACATCAGCAGGCATATTGAAACCGGCACGGTAGACTATCGCTTTCACCTTTCGCCCAAATTCATCATCCCTTGTATCCATAAAGGCGTTTTGCCATTTGCTGTCGTTATAATGCTCGGCCACTTCAGCTTTTGGATTTAAATCGTCAACAAATTTCTCCTTTAACGTATCTATGTGAACAAGGTCGATCCTTTCTACGTATTTATCCGCTTCCAGCGAAGTCGGATCGCCATTGCCTACTCCTAAAATTTTACCAGGGCCTGTAATTGAAAAGGTCGCCTCATTCTGCGCCGTAGGCACCCGGAGATTGTTTTTATCATCAGCCTCAACCGTAATTATGGCCATATCTTTTTTATCAGCCCTGATCGCTTTTCTGTTGGCTGATAGCTTAACCTGAACCGGTGGCAGCGTGGTTTTAACCATATCGCTGCCTACTTTTATGCCTTTGTTATAACCTACCGCCTGCAATGTGCCGGGCTGGTATTTTACCTGCCATTCGAGGTGCCCGTTCTGCTCCATCGTTTTTTTGCCGAGGCTTTTTTTATTTAGAAGAAGCTCTACCTCGTCGCAATTGCTGTAGGTGCATACCCGTATCTCCTGGCCTTCTTTACCCTGCCAGTTCCAGTGCGGCAAAATATGCACTACCGTTTGTTTCGTCCACCACGACTTTAAATAATAGTAATCATCCTTGGGAAAGCCGCAGGCATCAACCATCCCGAAGTATGATCCGACAGAGGGCCACCCAAACGGTGTAGGTTCCCCTCTGTAGTCAAAGCCTGTCCAGATGAACATGCCGGCCAGGTACGGGCGTGAGGCGTAATGTTTCCATCCTTGTTCCAGGCTATAAAAAAAATCGTTTTGCTTCCGGTCGTATGCTGCAAGCTGGTGCCTGTCCGGATCATTCTCATAAATTCCCCTTGAGGCAACTGTCGACCCCTCTTCGGTACCCCAGCTAAATTGATCAGGGTACTTTTTATGTTGCTCATCAGTGTTTTTAGTAGCTACGTAGTTATAGCCTAACACATCTATCACGGTCGATATACCCCAGCCAATGCCACCGCTGATGGCCGCGGTGATGTAGCGTGTTGAATCAACCGATTTAGCGAAAGCCTGCATAGTTGCAGCTATCCGCGCACCTTTAATATTGCCTTCAATAGCCCACTCTTCGTTCCCTATCGACCAACTGATGATACTGGGATGGTTCCGGTCGCGCGTTATCATCCTTTTCAGGTCGTTCAACTGTGTCGAAGTGGTACCCATCAAACGGTTTTCGTCAATAACCAGCATACCTAACCTGTCGCACGCATCAAGCAATTCTGGCGTCGGGGGATTATGTGAGCAGCGATATGCATTGCAACCCATCCCCTTTAACGTCCTGATCCTGAATTCCTGTAAACCATCCGGCAGCGCAACGCCAACACCAGCATGGTCTTGATGATTGTTGGTGCCCTGTATTTTTACATGCTCACCGTTCAGAAAAAAACCTTCATTAGCATCAAACCTGATGGTACGAATGCCAAACGTTGTTACATAACTATCCAAAACAATCCCATTCTCTTCAACGGTGGTAATTAGCTGATATAGGCAGGGCATATCTAACGACCATAGCTTTGGATTGCTAACATTTAATAAACTTTTAATATCCTTAGCTGCGAACGGCTTTAAAACAACTCCGGTAGTGTTTTTTGCTGCAAGGGCTTTCCCTTTATCATCAATAATTGTTTGGGTTATATCAAAGCTCCTTGGCTTTTCACTATCATTACTTATAGCCGATGTCGCGGTAACCCCGGCCACATTATCTTTTACCGTTGTGGTAACAAAGGTTCCTTCGGGCAAAATATGAAGCTGATCTGTTTTGTTAAGCCATACATGGCGATAAATACCGGCCCCCTCGTAAAACCAGCCTTCTTCCATAGTTACATCTGCACGCACGGCTATAACGTTATTGCCGCCATAGTTTAAATATTCTGAAATATTGTATTCAAAGCCGTGGTAACCGCTGGGCTCGGTACCTAAAAAATGTCCGTTTACCCAAACTATGCTGTTGCGGAAAACGCCATCGAATGCTATGGATATATGTTTACCGAGGTCGGAGGCGGGGATAGCAAAAGTTTTGCGGTACCAGCCTACACTGGCTTCCGGGAAATTACGGCCGATTGCCTTCGATCCATGGCTGAAACTACCCTTAGGGCTAAAGGACTGTTCAACCGCCCAGTCATGCGGCAGGTCGAGTTTTCGCCAACCTCTGTCATCAAATTCTGCCGAGGCGGCACCGTCTCCATAACCTGTTTTTGCCAGGTAAGAGAAACCACCGGTTCCATAATAAAAATCTTTCGAAACATCATAAGCATGTCCCAACGCAAAACGCCAGTCGTTATCTATTGAAATGTGTTCGCGTTTTGAACCTGATACATTTGGTAGCTGGGCTATTGAGTTTGCAGAAATAATTAAAAATAAAATCAAGAAGTAAAAAATTTTGAAGAAGGGAATTTTTGTAAGCATGGTATAGCGATGGTTATTAATATGGGATGCCAAAAGCAGATGTGGATGTGATTAAAGGAGGCATTATTGTCGTGGGAATTTTAATTGCAGCCAGCTGTAAAAGCATGAATAACATTTCGGCAAGGCAAGTTATCGGTTCGCCTGTATGTACAATATCCTACGTCCCCGAAATAGCATATGTATGTATTTTAACATCATAGTAAATTAAGCAGGTTTTAAAATTGGCTAAGCAATACAAAACTCATTGTATTTTGTACTAAAGAGTTGTTGATTGCGCCGCTAAACTAAATTTTAGTACGTAATAGATTGTTTATAAATAGGGATACAAATGTTAAGACAGCATGCCATGTTTGTTCACAGCAGTTTAATATCCCAAAGAGGACTTTTGAACATCCGGCTATACCATTTGATAAGAAGGCCGGAAGCGGAAAGTGCAAATGCTATAAAAGGTTATTTATTTTTTTTTGAGGAATAGGCTGAAGGAAGGCAATTAAACTCAGTTTTAAAACATCGTACAAAATACTTCTGGCTTTTAAAGCCCACCTTGTAGGAGATTTGTGATATGGTTAGCTGCGAATTTTCAAGCAATTGCGCGGCACGTTTGAGGCGGATAGTACGGATCAGGTCCACCGGCGATTTCCCGGTTAAAGCGAGGGTTCTTTTATAGAGGGTTACACGGCTTACACATAGCTCGCTGCTCAGTTCTTCCACCGAAAATTCAGCGTTATCAATGTTCTTTTCAATCAGTTGTACTGTCTTTTTAATAAACGCTTCATCAAACGATTCGGTTTCTATCTCTGTTGGCTTAACATCAAGCTGCTTTTGGTAGGTTTTACGCATATCCTGTTGCATGGCCAGTATGTTTTTAAGCTTCGAGGTAAGGATCTCGAAGTTGAAAGGCTTGGTCAGGTAGTCGTTGGCGCCGGTTTCAAGCCCCTGTAATTGCTGCTCTTCATCAGTTACCGCGGTGAGCAATACTACCGGTATATGGGATGTACGTTTATCGTTGCGTATTTTACGGCACAAATCGACGCCATTCATTTCGGGCATACTGATATCGCTAACTACGAGGTTAGGGTGAAGTGCAAGCGTTTTTTGCCATCCTTCCTTTCCGTTGGCTGCCTCAATGATGTTGAAGGTTTCGCTTAAATTATCTTTCAGATAGAAACGAAAATCCTCATTGTCTTCAACCAGCAATACGGTAAGCTTTCTGTTAATACCACTTCCCGCCTTTGCCAATTCGGTGCTATCTTGTAATTCTGATTTGAGTAAGTTAGTTTCGTAGATGGATAATACAGGCTCCGTTGCCAGGTC
The sequence above is a segment of the Mucilaginibacter celer genome. Coding sequences within it:
- a CDS encoding cellulase family glycosylhydrolase; this translates as MKKTPFLKPVLLITLTLLAFFSCSKTKSTPAELTVNQTAITFTPDGGTQDFSISCNATWNIVNPGSSWLQLNVTSGNSGQTVVHIKTLSSNGTGSTRSSTLTINSSNGQARSLKVSQTANLYPDYNTSPIAPDATGMSSNAVQLAAKIKLGWNIGNTLEASGGETGWGNPLITEDYVKFVKQQGFNAIRLPCAWNMGHLSNPATAQIDPNWLKRVKDVVGYCVKNDMYVLLNIHWDGGWLENNITKIKQDSVNAKQKALWEQIATAMRDFDEHLMFASANEPAADDAAATAILLTYHQTFISAVRSTGGKNAYRVLVLQGPATNMEKTSDFMTTLPQDPAAARMMVEVHYYSPFQFCCLLDNDASWGKMFYYWGKGHHSAIEPDRNATWGEESEVDASFDRMKTKFVDKGIPVLLGEYGAYRRDNTAHVPLDLPTHEDAVDYWNMYVTKQAKTRGMLPFYWDTGGALDRRTYTVKDQRTINAIKQGGN
- a CDS encoding alpha/beta hydrolase, translated to MRTLILVTIFSSWLAHVSAQKSVPLYPGDIPNGKPTPATYNEKPNEWGGTANVSVPTLTPYLLKEGAMHTAVLVIPGGGYSAVVMGHEGEAIAIAFNKIGVAAFVLKYRLPNDSIMVDKTIGPLQDAQSALCMIRKNAKQWNIDPAKVGVIGFSAGGHLASTLGTHFDKPAIKNSDHISLRPDFMVLIYPVITFGTFAHSGSRENLIGRNPAQKLIDLYSNEKQVTAATPPVFLMHAEDDNVVPVQNTLLFYNALIQNKVKGEMHIYANGGHGFGLYNSTTRDYWFDRLKAWMDTNGWLK
- a CDS encoding alpha-L-fucosidase — encoded protein: MISKVKKIVALGLVLSTNTLMLYGQNLPVNKGPFNPSDSSFKQYQYPAWFRDAKFGIWAHWGPQAVPRQGDWYARNMYIQGSEQNKYHVAHYGHPSKFGYKDIIPFWKAEKWDPEKLMALYKRAGAKYFVSMGTHHDNFFLWNSALHRWNAVQMGPHKDVVGIWQKEAKKNGLKFGVSEHLGASFTWYQPAHNADTSGDYKGVPYDGNDPQYADLYHSKAKPDDRAWYTTNPEWQRTWYKAVKELVDNYHPDLLYSDGWFPFGDIGRDMLANFYNGNIAYNNGRLNAVYNCKQASNGMWVQDIERGVQDSISPYPWQTDTSIGDWFYRTGQTYKSGTDIIQMLVDIVSKNGNLLINIVQTPEGDLEPDMLNTLDEIGKWTAANGEGIYGSRPWKIFGERPQNVATVKTSAFNEDRVKYTGEDIRFTCNGNKLYAFLLDKPTGDIRIKSLGKSSALNKQKITSIKLLGSKEKIRWQQEDDALIIKKPVNLPDWKVTGIKIDLAD